Proteins encoded in a region of the Quercus lobata isolate SW786 chromosome 8, ValleyOak3.0 Primary Assembly, whole genome shotgun sequence genome:
- the LOC115957964 gene encoding putative disease resistance protein RGA3, translating into MQGSTTRKVRRFFSSSNSLVFRTKMAHKVKGIRARLDEIAADRAKFHLSSRSDDRHVVRGREMSYSFVQPSDVIGRDQDKEKIVEHLMDPSDGQSISAVPVVGIGGLGKTALAKLVFNDERVIEHFELKCWVCVSDEFVLKQLLVKIIKSITSENRSDLDEEQLQVLLRNNLDGKKFFLVLDDVWNEDRGKWIELRNLLMGGANGSKILVTTRSATIASMMGTMSAYNLEGLLQQECLSLFIKWAFDEGKERQHTNLVEIGDTIVKKCKGVPLAVKSLGSLLYSKLDERDWLFVRDNEMWKLNRKEGDILSVLQLSYNQMPSYLKQCFALLSLLPKDYNFNTFDLIPYWMANGLLQAPNENQQLEDIGNQYIDELYSRCFLEDYINLGFMRTFKIHDIAHDLALSSAQSECLIISCQIQNISEKIWHLSYTDNTWQNENVLKCLQKSKSLRTILFTVEGVGPSTKSFVDLCLSKFRYLRVLDLSDSSFEVLPSSIGTMKHLRLLDLTNNCRIHKLPNSICKLQNLQTLKLHGCEKIEELQKDIRYLIKLRTFSMTTKQKCLPRCSNSLRALGLFNCGNLESLVETMQVCTSLRFLLIVNCGGLISLHPTLKLLTTLEALGIENCEKLDLIEMEDNQDDFPTSLRVLRFTGLPQLVAMPDWIKRFAKSLQILDIQSCPNLTALPEWLVNLESLRQLAVLNCHKLSCLSKGKLCLPALRSFRIAECPELIRRCQPEIGEDWHKIAHASEIYLDYKRIK; encoded by the coding sequence ATGCAGGGGAGCACCACCAGGAAGGTACGCcgtttcttttcttcctctaatTCACTTGTATTCCGAACAAAGATGGCTCACAAAGTCAAAGGAATTAGAGCACGTTTAGATGAGATTGCAGCCGATAGGGCTAAGTTTCATCTCTCTTCACGGTCGGATGATAGGCATGTGGTGCGTGGAAGGGAGATGAGTTACTCCTTTGTCCAGCCTTCAGATGTGATAGGAAGAGaccaagacaaagaaaaaattgtggAGCATCTAATGGATCCTAGTGATGGTCAATCCATCTCTGCTGTTCCTGTAGTTGGGATTGGAGGTCTTGGCAAGACTGCGTTAGCTAAACTGGTGTTTAATGATGAAAGAGTGATAGAGCATTTTGAGTTAAAGTGTTGGGTGTGCGTGTCTGACGAAttcgttttaaaacaactactggttaaaattatcaaatcaataaCTAGTGAAAATCGTAGCGATTTGGATGAAGAGCAGTTGCAAGTGCTACTTCGAAATAATTTGGATGGCAAGAAATTCTTTCTTGTCTTGGACGACGTATGGAACGAGGACAGGGGAAAATGGATTgagttgaggaatttgttgATGGGGGGTGCCAATGGAAGTAAGATTCTTGTGACTACACGCAGCGCAACAATTGCTTCCATGATGGGCACCATGTCCGCATACAACTTGGAAGGTCTTTTACAGCAAGAGTGTCTGTCCCTATTTATAAAATGGGCATTTGATGAAGGAAAAGAGAGGCAGCACACAAACCTCGTGGAAATTGGGGATACGATTGTGAAGAAATGCAAAGGGGTTCCCTTGGCAGTGAAATCATTAGGAAGCCTACTATATTCAAAGCTTGATGAACGTGATTGGCTATTTGTAAGAGATAATGAAATGTGGAAATTGAACAGAAAAGAAGGGGATATTTTGTCGGTCTTGCAATTAAGTTACAATCAGATGCCATCTTACTTGAAACAATGTTTTGCACTTCTTTCACTTCTTCCGAAAGATTATAATTTCAATACTTTTGATTTAATTCCATATTGGATGGCAAATGGGCTTCTTCAAGCACCAAATGAAAATCAACAGCTAGAAGATATTGGCAACCAATATATAGATGAGCTCTATTCAAGATGTTTCCTTgaagattatattaatttagGTTTCATGCGAACATTCAAAATACATGATATTGCACATGACCTAGCACTATCATCAGCCCAAAGTGAGTGCTTAATTATTAGTTGtcagatccaaaatatctctgAAAAGATTTGGCATTTGTCATATACTGACAATACTTGGCAgaatgaaaatgttttaaaatgtttacaaaaatcaaagagtttaCGAACCATTCTTTTTACGGTGGAAGGAGTTGGACCTTCTACTAAATCCTTTGTTGATTTATGTCTCTCAAAATTTAGATACCTGCGAGTTCTAGATTTAAGTGACTCAAGTTTTGAGGTGTTACCCAGCTCCATTGGTACCATGAAGCATTTAAGGCTATTGGATTTGACTAACAATTGTAGAATTCATAAACTCCCAAACTCCATTTGCAAGCTTCAAAATTTGCAAACTTTAAAACTCCATGGATgtgaaaaaatagaagaattaCAAAAAGATATAAGATACCTGATCAAACTCAGAACCTTTTCAATGACAACCAAACAGAAGTGTCTACCTAGGTGCTCTAATTCCCTACGAGCTTTGGGATTATTTAATTGTGGCAATCTAGAATCTTTGGTTGAAACAATGCAAGTCTGTACAAGCCTTCGGTTCTTGCTTATTGTCAATTGTGGGGGTCTGATCTCTTTGCATCCTACCCTAAAACTCCTTACCACGTTAGAGGCTTTGGGAATTGAGAATTGTGAAAAGCTTGATCTGATTGAAATGGAAGACAATCAAGACGATTTCCCAACGAGCCTTCGAGTATTACGCTTTACTGGATTACCACAGTTGGTGGCTATGCCCGATTGGATTAAACGCTTTGCAAAATCTTTACAAATCCTTGATATTCAGAGTTGTCCTAACTTGACAGCATTGCCAGAGTGGTTGGTGAATCTTGAATCGCTTAGACAACTTGCAGTTTTGAATTGCCACAAATTGTCTTGTCTATCGAAGGGGAAGCTTTGTCTCCCAGCTCTAAGATCTTTTAGAATTGCAGAATGTCCCGAATTAATTAGAAGATGCCAACCGGAAATCGGAGAAGATTGGCACAAGATTGCTCATGCCTCAGAAATTTATCTCGACTACAAGCGGATTAAATAA